From the Acidobacteriota bacterium genome, the window GCATCGGCGTGCTGGTGTGCTGGGATCAGTGGTATCCGGAGGCGGCCCGCCTGATCGCCCTGGGCGGGGCCCAGATCCTCTTCTTTCCCACCGCCATCGGATGGCACCCCTCGGAGAAACAGCAATACGGAGCCGCCCAGCAGGAGGCCTGGAAGACCATTCAGCGTTCCCATGCCATTGCCAACGGAATCTTCGTGGCATCGGTCAACCGCGTCGGTTACGAGCGCTCCCCGGAGGGTGAGGGCCTGGAGTTCTGGGGAGGTTCATTCCTGTGCGACCCGTTCGGTGTGGTGTTGACGGAAGCTTCCCGCAAGGAAGAGCTGGTGGTGGCGGAATGCGACTGGTCCCGGATTGAAGCGGTCCGGCGCCAATGGCCCTTCTTGCGAGACAGGCGCATCGACAGTTACGCGCCGATTGTCAATCGACTCCTCGACCATTCGCCGCCGGGTTGAACCGGGGAAAGCAATCCGGCGAAAAGAGCGGGCCGGGCGTGTTTGGGCTCGGCTACTGCCGGTGTGCCAAGTGTGTGAAAGAGGGACTACCCTCGGAAGGGAAAGGGATCGATGTCATTTTCTCAATGGACCACGGGCCGCAAGCCGAAGAAGGCTGTCCTCGCATGGTTGGCCATCGTTTTCGGCCTCAGCCTTGGGGCCGCCGCGGTAGCAGCCCAGGAGTCTCCAGCAACCCGGGAGACCTCCAGGAGCTGTTTGTGGCAAGCTTCTTCCGAGAAGGGCACCCTGTTTCTACTGGGCACCGTGCATTTGCTGAAACCCGGGACCCATATCGTCTCTCCGGCGGCGGAAGCAGCCTTTGAGCAAGCCCAAACGATCCTGCTGGAATTGGACCTGGACGAAGCCGAGTCGCCGGCAAGCCAGCAATTGTTCGCTCGGAAGGCATTGCTCCAGGGAGAGACGCTCAAGGCCAGAGTCTCCTCGGAGACCTTGGCCCTGGCCAAAGAGAAAACCGAGGCGATGGGACTGGCCTTTGATCGGCTTCGCAACCTCAAGCCCTGGTCTCTCAGTCTGAGCCTTACCCTCTTCAAATTGCAGACTCTGGGATTCGACCCCAAGCACGGCGTCGACCGCTATTACTTCGACCAGGGCAAGCAGGCGGGAAAGAAGATGGGTGCCTTGGAAACGATGGAGTACCAGTTGGACCTGTTCGATGGAATGTCCGACAGGTTGCAGGAGGAATTCCTTGTGCAGACGTTGGGCGAACTGGATCGCCTGGGGGAAGAAACGGAACAACTGGTGCAAGCCTGGTCCGGCGGGGAAGTCGAGGTTCTGGAAGAGTTGATGCAGAAGAGCTTCGAGGACTATCCCAACCTGTATCAGAGGCTGGTTGTCGATCGAAACAAGAACTGGGTGCTCCGGATCGAGCCCCTGCTGGATCGGCCGGGAACCACC encodes:
- a CDS encoding TraB/GumN family protein, with the protein product MSFSQWTTGRKPKKAVLAWLAIVFGLSLGAAAVAAQESPATRETSRSCLWQASSEKGTLFLLGTVHLLKPGTHIVSPAAEAAFEQAQTILLELDLDEAESPASQQLFARKALLQGETLKARVSSETLALAKEKTEAMGLAFDRLRNLKPWSLSLSLTLFKLQTLGFDPKHGVDRYYFDQGKQAGKKMGALETMEYQLDLFDGMSDRLQEEFLVQTLGELDRLGEETEQLVQAWSGGEVEVLEELMQKSFEDYPNLYQRLVVDRNKNWVLRIEPLLDRPGTTLVVVGALHLVGADSVVELLKKQGYTVKQL